A single genomic interval of Solimonas sp. K1W22B-7 harbors:
- a CDS encoding nuclear transport factor 2 family protein translates to MNDIEAIHDIEALKQLKARYCRLLDAKDWAAWRGLFTDDFASDTRESGGRKIDGADEFIAFVRDALGKPKQVTVHQVHAPELELTSPTTARGIWALEDFVRLAPGLSMHGYGHYHETYEKRGGQWRIRSSTLTRLREDIVTPFFSVYISDWLRQKIIKAAARRAAA, encoded by the coding sequence ATGAACGATATCGAAGCGATCCACGACATCGAGGCGCTCAAGCAGCTCAAGGCACGCTATTGCCGCCTGCTCGACGCCAAGGACTGGGCGGCCTGGCGCGGCCTCTTCACCGACGACTTCGCCAGCGACACCCGCGAGAGCGGCGGCAGGAAGATCGACGGCGCCGACGAGTTCATCGCCTTCGTGCGCGACGCCCTGGGAAAACCGAAGCAGGTGACGGTGCACCAGGTGCATGCGCCGGAACTGGAGCTGACCTCGCCCACGACGGCGCGCGGCATCTGGGCGCTGGAGGATTTCGTCCGCCTGGCGCCGGGGCTGAGCATGCATGGCTACGGGCACTACCACGAGACCTACGAGAAGCGCGGCGGCCAGTGGCGCATCCGGTCGTCGACGCTGACGCGGCTGCGCGAGGACATCGTCACACCGTTCTTCTCGGTGTACATCTCGGACTGGCTGCGCCAGAAGATCATCAAGGCCGCGGCGCGCCGCGCTGCAGCCTGA
- a CDS encoding helix-turn-helix domain-containing protein: MAELDISEVAQRSGVAPATLRFYEEKGLIGSIGRRGLRRQFAPAVLERLALIGLGRTAGFTLAEIGRMFAPEGLRIDRPMLSAKADELELTIRRMTIMRDGLRHAAACRAPSHLECPSFRRILAAAEGGAMGKVKGKRAAGAQGRG, from the coding sequence GTGGCGGAACTGGACATCAGCGAGGTGGCGCAGCGCTCGGGCGTGGCGCCTGCGACGCTGCGCTTCTACGAGGAGAAAGGGCTGATCGGCTCGATCGGCCGCCGCGGCCTGCGCCGGCAGTTTGCGCCGGCGGTGCTGGAGCGCCTGGCGCTGATCGGCCTGGGGCGCACGGCGGGCTTCACGCTGGCGGAGATCGGGCGGATGTTCGCGCCCGAGGGGCTGCGCATCGACCGGCCCATGCTCAGCGCCAAGGCGGACGAGCTGGAACTCACGATCCGCCGGATGACGATCATGCGCGACGGGTTGCGCCATGCCGCGGCCTGCAGGGCGCCGAGTCACCTGGAGTGCCCGAGTTTCCGGCGCATCCTGGCGGCGGCGGAAGGTGGGGCGATGGGGAAGGTGAAGGGGAAAAGGGCGGCAGGGGCGCAAGGCCGGGGGTAG